One Vicia villosa cultivar HV-30 ecotype Madison, WI linkage group LG5, Vvil1.0, whole genome shotgun sequence genomic window, tatccggttcagtaaaattgaaaaaaaaaaagaaccggaacacccacccctgggatatccagttcagtaaaattgaaaaataaaataaaaaagaaaagttaaaaatttaataaggacaaaattgggatttttttaaaattgtaggggtattgggataaatgtagaggtacggggtataattttcaCGCGCCGACTATATTCTAGACATGAATGTTTTATCTCAAATCAATATTATATTTTCCTTAATCCGTTGGACTTAATTGGAAAACAAGAAACCGTTTGCATCATTTGGGCTTACTTAGAAAACAAGTAGTTACGTCAGTAGAATCAAAATCAACCAatcaatttgaatttaaaatcaaatattgtgAGCTAAGTAAACCCCTTTAAAACCCTAACTCCCCTTCCATAAATTCAAAGAGTTCTCACCACTTGTTCTTTATTGTAGCAATGTTAGGTTTATCTCTTTTATACCGTTATTTTGATCCTCTTAAGCAGAAgcagaataaaattatttttcacgAGTTTTTTAAGCTACCGAAGCAGAAGAATAAGATTAGTTTTCAGGAGTTTAGAAACAAGTTTCTGGAACCAGGGTTAGTTCATCATATTGTTGTCAACAAGAAAAACGTTGCCAAAGTATATGTTAAGAACGATAGTGGTGCCAAATATCAATGTTGTTTCAAGTTTGGAAGTGTTGATTCTTTTGAGTTGAGATTAGAGGAAGCACAAAAAGTGCTAGGCATTCATCCTCAGGATTTTGTACCTGTTATTTATTCTTCTTTAGAAACTAAggattttcttttcaaaataatgtttttcatatttttcttgcATCTGGTTGCCAATCTAGTTGCCATTAAAGGTAAGGGTATTAGTGAATTACTTAACATGAATGGAGGACGTGTTATCCAAGGAAACCAGAATGATAATAACAAGGTTGGCAACCACTAATGTTTATTAAATGTGCTCTTTTAGCAGAATGATTACTTAGTGacattgtttttgttgttttgaattcATTTTGTTCAGGTCTATTTTAAGGATGTTGCTGGCTGTGATGAGGCAAAGCAAGAAATTATGGATTTTGTTCACTTTCTCAGGAATCCTCAAAAATATGAAAAGCTTGGTGCCAAAATTCCAAAAGGGGCTCTTCTGGTGGGTCCTCCAGGCACAGGGAAAACCCTTTTAGCTAAAGCAACTGCAGGGGAGTCTGGCGTGCCGTTTCTTTCGATCTCTGGTTCTGATTTCGTGGAAATGTTTGTCGGTGTTGGAGCATCTAGGGTGAGAAAGTTGTTCGATGAAGCCAGGAAGTGTGCTCCTAGTATAATATTTATTGATGAGATTGATGCAATTGGTCGGTCAAGGGGTGGCGGTGGTGGCCATTCGCGCTCAAATGAGGAGCGCGAAAATACTTTAAATCAATTGTTGGTGGAGATGGATGGTTTTGGAACCACTGCTGGAGTTGTTGTTATGGCAGGTACAAATAGAGTTGATGTATTAGACAAAGCATTGCTTAGGCCTGGGCGTTTTGATCGCCATATAATAGTCGATAAACCCGACATCAAGGGCCGTGACCAGATATTTCGGATTTACTTGAAAAGGATCAAACTTGACCATGAGCCTTTATATTATTCACAAAGGCTTGCATCCCTTACTCCAGGATTTGTTGGCGCAGACATTGCTAATGTTTGCAATGAAGCTGCTCTGATTGCTGCAAGGACTGAAGAATCACATGTCACAATGGATCATTTTGAGGCAGCTATTGATAGGATCATTGGTGGCTTGGAGAAGAAGAACAAGGTGATAAGTAAGCTGCAAAGACGTACTGTTGCTTACCATGAAGCAGGCCATGCTGTTGCAGGTTGGTTCTTGGAACATACCGAGCCATTGTTAAAAGTAACTATTATTCCTCGCGGAACAGCAGCTCTTGGGTTTGCTCAGTATGTTCCGAATGAGAACCTTCTCATGACAAAGGAACAGCTTTACGATAGGACTTGTATGATCCTTGCTGGCAGGGCTGCTGAAAAGGTTCTTATTGGGACAATCTCTACTGGGGCACAGGATGACTTGGAGAAAGTCACCAAGATAACATATGCTCAAGTAGCCGTCTATGGTTTCAGCGAAAAAGTTGGCCTCCTATCTTTCCCTCAGAAAGAGGACTCATATGAGGCTTCTAAACCGTACAGCAGCAAAACTGGCGCAATCATTGATTCTGAAGTGCGAGAATGGGTGAACAAGGCATATGAACATACAATAAAACTTATAGAGGAACACAAGGAGAAAGTGGCTGAAATAGCAGAGTTGCTGCTCGAAAAAGAAGTGCTTCACCAAGATGACTTACTTCAAGTCTTAGGCGCGCGACCCTTCAAGTGTGCTGAAGTCACTAATTATGATAGATATAAGCTAGGATTTCACGATGAGGAGAAGGCTGTAGAAACCACCGTTGATAGAGACTGAGGTGGTTCTTCATAGTTGATTAAgttgatattcattaatttttTGTTAAACAGGATTTTATTTCATTGATGCTGTGAAGGATACTTTACTGTGCCATTCATTGGTAACCATTGGTCTTCCTTTCTTGTAAAATTAGTTACAATTGCACTTGCTAAGGTGGCAATTTTGGTAAATCTCTGGGAAAGATTTTTCTGAAAAATGTTGCTAAAAATATTTAAGTGTTGTTTATGTTCATTCTAAAAATGCTTAAGAGTGTTGTTTATGTGATGCTCAGGATATTATTATGAAGTTCCTTTTTTTGGCACATTTACTTGGTATGCTTTTGATCTCATCAGATTTATTTATCCTCTCTTTCAGATGTTTGTTTAATCGGCTTAGTCAAGCATTATGAGATTAtgagaaaaattattttaatcatgTCACCCAATGATTTGAgctattttaaattgattttgtttttatttttggattttaatttatatgtttaaataaaattttaacagtTCAACTTTTTTGGCTCCATCGATATAAATTTTATACTTTTTGTTTTAaatgtaaaattatttaatattattataaattatgagACTTATTGTCATTAATTTACATAGATAAAAAAGAAACCACAATTACTTCAATGGTGTCACTAGGTTTAAGCTCTTCTACATGATCACTCTTAATGTTGGAGAAGCTCTTCTACATGATCACTCTTAATGTTGGAGAATTTTTTGAGCTTAAGACTAAATCCCAAAGCAAAAACAAATCTCACCCAAAATGATTTTCTatgtaattattttatattttgaatttactattttatatttatcaataccacatcatatctttttaggtaaataaactataaatattttttttgtttattaaatatcTATTTATCAATACCCAAATTTTGTATTTGATCCTAGTTTCATAATTGATCCTAGTTTCATAATGAGGTGTACATGTTTTAAAGTGAGTTTTTAACCAATCTTGTATTTCATCCTGTTTTGaaagtaaaaatatattaaattttaaatttatggtaataaattaattattttatactaCTTATATTCAAGGTTAACCTATTGATATCAGTTTTGTTAAaactataatttaaattatttttcatataccttttaaaaaaataatatttatgaatgaTTGTAAATTATCTATCATATTAAAAAATGTACATTATCTATAAAAatcttatttaatattataattttaaaaatcagAAGGAATTGTCATTATTGATTTCAAAATTATTAGAAATAATTATACACTATTTAAAAATCGTAATACTACTTACTATAAATTATTAGCAATTTTTACCCCGTATAacccattttttattaaaaataatttaatttaattttatatctcACTCAATCTATTCAATAGATCTTATTAAAAGaggttttaatatataattaaaagacaatttaatattttaattatatattttaattaatattaagaaTATGCAAGTTAAAATTacacataattatatatttatgtaaattgtattttttttaatgataaaagtgTAATCCTTATATTATAAATTGCTATAAAAAttggttaaataaaaaaaaacacgaGACAATTATGATGTGTGAATACACAGTTTTTTATGAAACATActaatttgtcatattttttaaATGTAAAACATCACCAAAAGAAGATGAATTTATGAATAAAAACTTACACACATGTTGTCTTGTGCAAATACACGGAAGagtgattataaaattaaacaatatataaaacataaactctaatattaataaaaaaattatatctcacttatttaaaaaaaaaattgacacttaagataatatttctaaaaatcatatttaagaatGATTGTAAATTATCCATCATATTAAAAATTTTACATtatctataaaatttaataataataataataataataataaaaaacaatttgattttttttatacatCACTCATTCTTATTGAATAGATCCATATTAAAATGAGTTTTAATTTATAACTAAAATATAACTtaaaatttatgatatattttaatttagtattaAGGATATGCACATCGAAATTACATATAATTATATAGCTAtacaaattgtattttttttaataataaaatggtaatatttatactaaaaattgctataaatatttgttttaataaaaaacataagacaattatgatgtatatgaaaaacacaacttttttatgaaaaataaaaaacaaaaatttgtcattttttatacaatttattttattatgtcttTAGTATTTATAAAAGGAtggataaattttaaattatttaatcttaattttttaaataaatttattatatgatTAATAAGTTCACACTTTTTGACAAACCTCTAATATTTATATCTTCAACTATTTTGTTTGTCTTTTTTttg contains:
- the LOC131608218 gene encoding ATP-dependent zinc metalloprotease FTSH 8, mitochondrial-like, which encodes MLGLSLLYRYFDPLKQKQNKIIFHEFFKLPKQKNKISFQEFRNKFLEPGLVHHIVVNKKNVAKVYVKNDSGAKYQCCFKFGSVDSFELRLEEAQKVLGIHPQDFVPVIYSSLETKDFLFKIMFFIFFLHLVANLVAIKGKGISELLNMNGGRVIQGNQNDNNKVYFKDVAGCDEAKQEIMDFVHFLRNPQKYEKLGAKIPKGALLVGPPGTGKTLLAKATAGESGVPFLSISGSDFVEMFVGVGASRVRKLFDEARKCAPSIIFIDEIDAIGRSRGGGGGHSRSNEERENTLNQLLVEMDGFGTTAGVVVMAGTNRVDVLDKALLRPGRFDRHIIVDKPDIKGRDQIFRIYLKRIKLDHEPLYYSQRLASLTPGFVGADIANVCNEAALIAARTEESHVTMDHFEAAIDRIIGGLEKKNKVISKLQRRTVAYHEAGHAVAGWFLEHTEPLLKVTIIPRGTAALGFAQYVPNENLLMTKEQLYDRTCMILAGRAAEKVLIGTISTGAQDDLEKVTKITYAQVAVYGFSEKVGLLSFPQKEDSYEASKPYSSKTGAIIDSEVREWVNKAYEHTIKLIEEHKEKVAEIAELLLEKEVLHQDDLLQVLGARPFKCAEVTNYDRYKLGFHDEEKAVETTVDRD